TCCTATCTCTTTCCATATTCCTCTCCCTCTCACTCTCACTCTCTTCATAATAATCTCATTTTCCATCTCCATATCTCTCTCACTCTTCCTATATCTATCTCTCTCACTTTCCCTCTAACTTTCTGTCTTACTATCCCTCTCCATCTAGCTATCGCTCTCGCTCTCCCAATAGTTCTCCCTTTCTATCTCTTCCTCTGCCTATCTCATTCACTCTCACTCTCTCACTCCAACTTAAACTCCCTTTCCATCTGTTTCTCCGTCTCAATCTTTATTACTATGTTACACACACACTCACTTCTTATCTCTATCCACAACAGGCTGCCGGAAATGAAGTCCGAGGTTTGGCAGAGTGGGAGAAGGCGCAAGAGAAAACCCGGCAGGAACTACAACGATTGTACGATGAATATCGccagaaagaaaatatatcCAAAATACATTACAACGAAGCTGTGACTGTAAGTACACCTCATCCTTCACACACACACTAACACATACACTCGCACGTACACCTTCACTTAATAACCTGACCCTGCCTTTACACACTTTCTTTCAGAAAATCCAGGCATTAATAACTAAGCATGCGGAGGCCACTATGGAatacggaaaatattttaatgcgGTTTAAActcttgaaaataaaaaatgcacATTGAAACAACGATAATTTACTGCATCTGACGGTTCATCTCATGTCTCATGTCAACGATGCCAACATACCTCCGCGTTCAACTTGTTCCCATCATTTTTCGGATAACACTGCGTGCAACTACAACAAACTGTCAACCCACCAAATGTGAATCTGTATCATCTCTGTGTTAGGTGTAGTGTAGTTACGCAAAACTAAAACGCCGATTGCAGACTTTATTTCTGAAAAGCAGTGGTTTTTCGAATCAAATAGCAAAAATGACGGCTTTTGAAGGTAATTCAAGTAAAGACCTTCTCAAAATGTTGGTAAAATTTGTTCCAAAACTTTTCTCTAGAATTTGGTGTCCTGCCTGAAATTGTAAAGGCTGTCGATGAAATGGAATGGACGTAAGTCTTCCAATTTCTTGTATACAAATTCGCCGAACCTTATTTTCCTATAATATTTCCATAGACTTCCTACCGACGTGCAAGCAGAAGCTATTCCATTAATTCTAGGCGGTGGCGATGTGTTGATGGCTGCTGAAACCGGCAGTGGAAAGACTGTAATTTATCTCTAAAACACTAGAAACTTAGTGACCGATTCAATCTTAAATTATGATCTTCAGGGAGCATTCTGTTTATCGATTCTTCAAATTGTGTGGGAAACACTCAAAGATTTGGCAGATGGTAAGGGAGCGAAAGGTGCCGTGTCGGCGGCAATACCTTCGTGGACAATGTCAATTTTTGACCGTGGCAATGCATTAGCTGTCACGCCTGATGGTCTGAGATGCCAGTCCCGGGAATTTAAAGAGTGGCATGGATGTCGCAGTACTACTGGTGTAAAAggttgaattgaattaaaatgcaTTCTTCAGCTAATCATATTAACGTATCTTGCGCTTACCAGGCACAGGAAAGTACTACTTTGAGGCTATCGTTACTGACGAGGGTCTCTGCCGTGTCGGTTGGTCCACTGACCAGGTCAATCTTGACTTAGGTACAGATAAGTTCAGTTTCGGTTTCGGCGGAACTGGTAGAAAGTCGCATAACAAGCAATTCGATCCGTACGGTGAGGAGTTCGGAATGCATGATGTCATCGGCTGTTGCCTTGATCTTCAGAACTATGAAGTTCGATTCACGAAAAATGACAAAGATCTGGGCGTTGCATTTTCCATACCAAATAATCTACGAAACTCAACGTTCTATATCCGGCGGTTGTACTCAAAAACGCCGAGATGCAATTCAACTTTGGTGCCACCGATTTCAAGCATAACAATTGAACAGTCCCACTGATAACTGgcagagtgttttttttttgtacatataATTCAGCTATCCAATACAATGTTCGTTCATCTACATAAGTGTATTACTCAACTCATTAATTCAACATTAGAAAGTGGaattattgaaagaaattgtgCATAGCGATAAGGCGGCCGTGCTGTGTATGTGAGAGCTAGCTATATGAGCTGTTTAAGTTGGTAGGTACAGTAAGTAGATTCTGTAGATAGAATGCGTTTTTTGTACAGAATTGATTGTTACAATTAAATTAGGTCGTTTCGGAGCGACAATCTTCAGTCAATCCAGTTAACAAGAATGTCACGACCCATTCGTCCGGCATTGCAAACCCAATCTCGTTCAGCGTATGAGCTGTTGAAATTATCTCGCTCACGTAATGTTCCATTGATTTGCAATTCTCCAACTTGATACCAACAATCTTTCGCATCAGGCCAATACGCCATGTCATTGTCTTCGAAtgttttcttcaatttgtccCAAACATCTTTTGCCGTTTTCGCTTTGAGCACATGCACGTAATTTTCCTTTCCGATGCTCAGATTCAATGTTGTCTTTGCTTTGGATAATTTTTCTGCATCTCTCTCAGATCCATCGAGACATTTCTGCAGCCCTTCATGctcgaaataattttccatcGCCCACGTTGAATAATTTTCACGCCCCTTCAGCTTTTCGATCCAAGAAAGTATGTTATTTCCACCCATTCTTGAAATAACGATTCAATGTTTTCCACACAGTAAAACTTGGTTACGCACACAGCTTCGTCCCTCAGAAGAGTTTTCTTTGGGTTCCCCACACAGAAGAGTTTTCTTTCGCACACAGCTTACTCACACAGAGTAAATGATCCCAATCAAACGAATTCAGCTTTCCCCTAGCGATATCTGGGCCGATAATCTGTTAGAATACCAGAGTTTCTGAGTGGATTTAACAGAAATGATGAAACGTCTTAACGCAGGAAAgtatttttctgtatacgtgagagtgtattggtgagctatgatatgaatcggtcggtagggaaagttaacggtcgagaaggaaattaacggttgggaaggaatgcaccaacacactGTCACtgttacagaaaaatatctttcaaaataccccaatacacactcgatgtgtgttttcgcttgggcttcgcccgcgcgtgcacacacatcttgtgtgtattggggtatgttgaaatatactataattggaatgaaaattgtcttTAACAAGAACACAATGTATACTACGACCAAGTCATAGGCTATTTGGATTGTATAATCCAACAGTTGGTTGTGTTGGTTTCTGGAAAAtctcaaggctgtatactttggggacgtcacgcagatgcagacacgcgggttacacaccacgtttcatacaaaaaattcaccacgcccctccccaaagtttacagccttggaaaATCTCAGTATCATTCacattgatttgatttgatcatGTTGCCATacagaaatattttagttCATTCATAATCAGTTTTCCATACAATAAAGAAGTATTTTTCCTACACCGACTTCTCTTATTCTATCTACGCGATTCTAAATCGAGGAATTTCAAGATGTTATGTAAAAAGTACACAGAAGTCCAAAAGTGCGTTGGATAGGTCTCGGTGCCCTGAGTACGAAACAGGCATCCGTTAGACTGACTTATGTCTGTGGTTTCGCTGCAGTCGGTTTATAAAAAAGTAATTGGAGCGGGACAGTTGATGCATCACATATTTAGGGTGCTGTGAGTTCAAACAACCACTCCGAAGGTCTTCACTACCTATCGTtagtcttgatttccacttacgaaaaaagCACTCCATTTTCTCCCCgtttactctttaaacaatagaaaatattcgtagctaaacggaggctaaacggagtggtTTTTTGATTAGTGGAAATCAAACCTTAGTACCTTAGTACCTTAGTACAACATCgaagaaagacaaaaaaatacaTTACTAAGCTGTAATGTTCCGATAAACTGTCGAAAATTGTCTGTTGCAGGTGGTTCGATCTTTTATGCTATTTTCTTCTACAAAGATGGCTAACAGTGAATATcgtagaacaaaagaagtacaagattttgaatcaaatgtTACACACTacttagaacaaaagaagtaacagattgaatATGGAAAAATATGCTTTTCGGTAGTTagtttattaaaaaagaaatctgaAATACGATAATGAACACTCAGTTCATgccaatatttatttacgaaGATTGAACAACAAACAAGCTcataaaactaatttaaaattcgATTCAACGAGCAGGCAGAATTCTCTATAACATAAACAAATGGTAGGTAGATGATcggtaaaatttaaaagaaaacattcaTCGCCGAACGATAACAAAAGAAACAATTAGAGAATGAAAAAGTTATAAAATTTCTGTGCATCTGCGCACACATTCCAAAAGATTGTGGTCATCAATTACAGCTTTTCCTGCAACTCAATGAGCTTCGGTGACTTCGATATGTTAAAGATGACGTTGGAATCGGGACACTTTGTTATAGTTATCAGTCCGATTCGAGCCGAATTCAGCTCTGCCGATACAATTATAATTCCGATCAATATCACCCAAcagaatttattattaaaacgaTTCGCTTACCCATGAGAGAAAAGAATGCTGTGGCAGCGGACATTCTCTGATTGTTCGCCTGCATTATGTCTTTCATACCGATGGGATAGACACCACTGTTCCATAGCGACATCAGCTTTTGTAGTACACCTTCTTTACCCCAATCGAGTCTGAAAATGAGATAGATTGCTGGAGATACCGGTCGTTCGATTGAAagttcgttcattcatttggAACGGTCATTTACTTGTTCTGGCGAGATCGAGAAGCAAACTGTTTTTGAGAGTCGGTATCACATCGAGGAATCGGCTCAGTCGTTTCGTTATTCGCCAAAAGCTGAGGAATAGATGAAGGCAATTCCATTGTAATGTGCTCGTAAATGGAGGGTTCAGCAGTAAGCGAAGCCGGGTGATCGTAAGTTGAAGGATCAACAGGAAGCGGAACTAACTTGTCAATAGGTTGACTGTTACAACTGTAACCAACATTGTAAAGTCATAAGTCGTCTTGTTGCAAAGGAAGTTCCACATTAAACTTACCCGTCAACTGAAAACTCGACTTCCGGCAGCAACATTTCATCTGGCTGCTCACAATACGAATGAGCTTTGGTAACAGAATCTTCAACAATCGCTATCGGTGTGACAGATGATTGGTTGTTGGATAGCAGATCGGAACAAAACTCTTGGACCATGTCTCGATGGGTTTCCTCAGTTTTCGTTAGGAGTGGCATTCGCTTAAATGCCTGCAACAACTTGTCCGACATGCATTTCGATCCAAATTGACGTGCCATCGATTCGGAAAATGAGGTATGGCTTGGCTCAGCGAAGATTCTGCCAGCCAAATTGCGCAAACAAGCGACCGTTGAGACGGAATCATCTCTGGGACACAAATGACGTTGAGTCGTTGAGacagttttaacattttcctttACATTAATGCTGAGGTTGATGTCTTTCAGAGTTTTACGGTGACCAGTACGTTTCCGTTTTCGGAACGTAGCGTTTCCTGCGTCTAGCATGGTCAACTCAATGGAATCATCGCCCTCAATATTGTACAATGCACTGGGTTTctgaaaagcaaaaatttttaattttagaattagaaaattgaaaagtggTCCCACTCTATGTCGAGCTCCAGCTCAACAACATCTTCTTCTGGAACCGTTGCAGTCTTTTCGGCGTTTCGGTATACCGTGTCGTTGAATCTCGTCGATTCACTTACATCAGTGGGACACTGGGACAGCCAACATCTTCAGCAATGTCTTGCGGTTGATTAATAGCCATCGACATCATCTCATCTTCCAACAATGTATTGGTACCAAGATTGTTACCTAAGCAATCAAAAATTACCGGGTTCATCAAATGTCGAATGGGCTACAGCAGCGGCACCTTTTATTAATCACCTTTTCCTCTTCAATCCTTTCTTCGAATTTAAGCGCATTGGTTGAGGGTCCGTCTCTTCTTCGAACTCATTCTTCGAGTCAATGTTCTGATTCTCAATCAAAAATCTCGTTGGGATCGTGTAGTGATAAACCCAGTCTGCAATAGAAGAAAATCTCCTAAATGATCCGAATAGTGCGATGGTTCTTCAGTCAGTAAATGAATACGGAAAATGTTAATGTATCAATTACACTTCGAAGGCTACGTTTGATATGTCTCAAGCAGTTAATACATTGCCTCGCACCGGGCATACCGTAAACAAATTGGACTTGTCGTTGATGCACATAGACCAGaccaacaaaaacactttgaaaCTCGCTTTTTTGAATGTGTAACTCCTGCAACTCTTTTTCTTCCAACGTCGATCtttgatctattacttcagcTATTTGAAACAGTTTGTTTTAGAAATCTGTTACCACTGGTAACTTACCAATTTTCCAATACATTCAAATAGTTATGTATTGGATTTTACTTGCCGCATCCTGCGTTGACACttgcgataattttcattttcgcagggctTCGCAATTAAAATATCTTACGCAATTTTttggagattgttattttgccacGAGGGATTATAGctctcgccttcggctctggctACAAAGCTCCCtctcggcaaaataaaaatctccaaacaaggacataatgtactattacatgcttagAGTGTCGAAATTAGTACTTGAAGCATGAAAAGTACGATTTTCGATGCATGtcattcgattccagacctcgccttcggctctgtctggaaattTCTcgcacgctaaaaaagacttttagtcctaggtacgaaatgtactatttcgcCCCATCAGATTTCATTTCCGGTTCAACCTCACATAGTACTTTATTGCACATAAATCTGGTACAAATAGACTGTTTCAgttcatattttctttcccCATGTAAATATATGATATCGTTACTGTTGAGTGCACACCGTTGTATACCACCACCATATGCTGTATCGATCGAAAGTTTGTTTTCTAGTGCGCGAATAGAAACtatctaaaattaaaaatgataaaaccGGACTTTCAAATGGTTCTTGAGGCCGAAGAAAACACTCTGATGTACATTTGCTTATATCAAATGGACgatttgatggaaaaattgaaaattctcaaCTACGAGAGATTGTTGTCGGAAATGAAGATGAAGCCGTTAGGCCGTTATTATTTCCTGAAAAGTGTCAATCCCGGTgaacaatttttcatgttcACTTCACTGTGTGCTTGGTTAATACGACAGAGTGGTAGGCCGTTCGAACAGCCGCAGGAGTTCCATGACCCCAGTTTGACGATAGCGAATATCGTTAAAGTATTGCAAGAAATGGTATTCATgtctaacaaaataataaattttcttctgaCGTGATTAATGACCAAAAATACCATCTGGGCTTACGAAGGACATATCAACCGATTTTCCAACATCGAAGTTAATGCAAGGTGCTGGTTTCATTTGTTGGTACATTTTAGATTGCCTAGCAACGCAAACAATGAAATTAACAACAAAGTTCCTATCGCCACAAATACAAGACGAGGAAGACGTTGCCGTTGAATACGTAGACAATgagaatgaaattattttggaacGGGTTGAGGAAGAACAAAATGCTCTGTTTAGCGATGATAGTGACGATGATGCCGACGAAAATGCTCTGCTGGATTTAAAGGGCAGAACTAATACCAAAGTCACCGGTTTTCCAACGTTTGCCGAAAACAATTTGACTGACATCGAAAATTGGAGGTGATTTTGattcgttttcatttccaGATTTGCATGCTAAAATTGTATAAACTGATAGACcataatgcctacacattaaaatCTATTACGAGGGGTTCACCACTTTGAAACTCGCTTTTTTAGAATGTGTAACTCCTGCAACACTTTTTCTTCCAACgtcgatcttcgatctattacttcaattgtttgaaaCTGTTTGTTATTGACAACTTTTACTTCAATGGTTGTATCATAGATTTTGCTGTAAAAGAGGGCACGAACCAAATCAAATTGTTCACTATGGTAGTCGTGGTCGATAGAGGATGACTAATTCGAGTTTTCACCcacttttaattttcactttatCGGAAAACGATCTACACCATCTATTTCCAAAATTACCCTATATTATAGGAATCTCGCTCTGTGCGAGATTCCTCGATACTTTTCTGTTGTTAATTTATTGCCATCATTTTTTACAGACTTGAGTTCGAAAGAGCATTACCACAGCTCAAAGTGGTGGTGAAGTCAGAATCGAGAGATTGGAGAGCCCATTgggaacaaatgaaaaatttacaagaaaatataaattcggtGAGTTGAACATTTACAGTATGCCTGAGACGTTGTTCGACAATCTATTTCTGctaaaaattaacattttgaaaaacggccaATGCATAGCAATATTGCCaatgaatcttttactttttttgtttgaagcaTTGCCTAATGTTTGGTACAActtcttttacttcgtttgatttAGCGGATttagcatacattttattgaagCAGATGTGCTGACTTTATGGTGGAAAGGAACTTAAAGAATGTTTGCATTGTCATGGGGGGCAAGCGCCCCCTATACTCTGCGCCACTGTGTTGAAGTTTAGTTGAACTAAAGGGTATACTAACATTATTGAAACAATTATATCTTCCGAACAGTTTGTCGGATTGACTTAATTTAGGGCTGAAATATCCACAAAAGTTGATCAATATCGTCGGAGTAGCTGCTTAGATACTGTACAACGCACACCCTTatcaaaaattgatggaaatagATGTTTCCtactttatatttttaataggATTTACAGTCTCTTCGTCCATACGTTGGTGTACGGTATCGAGGCGATTTTAATAGTTT
The DNA window shown above is from Bradysia coprophila strain Holo2 chromosome IV unlocalized genomic scaffold, BU_Bcop_v1 contig_84, whole genome shotgun sequence and carries:
- the LOC119072934 gene encoding uncharacterized protein LOC119072934, encoding MLDAGNATFRKRKRTGHRKTLKDINLSINVKENVKTVSTTQRHLCPRDDSVSTVACLRNLAGRIFAEPSHTSFSESMARQFGSKCMSDKLLQAFKRMPLLTKTEETHRDMVQEFCSDLLSNNQSSVTPIAIVEDSVTKAHSYCEQPDEMLLPEVEFSVDGCNSQPIDKLVPLPVDPSTYDHPASLTAEPSIYEHITMELPSSIPQLLANNETTEPIPRCDTDSQKQFASRSRQNKLDWGKEGVLQKLMSLWNSGVYPIGMKDIMQANNQRMSAATAFFSLMELNSARIGLITITKCPDSNVIFNISKSPKLIELQEKL
- the LOC119072928 gene encoding intraflagellar transport protein 57 homolog, whose product is MIKPDFQMVLEAEENTLMYICLYQMDDLMEKLKILNYERLLSEMKMKPLGRYYFLKSVNPGEQFFMFTSLCAWLIRQSGRPFEQPQEFHDPSLTIANIVKVLQEMDISTDFPTSKLMQGAGFICWYILDCLATQTMKLTTKFLSPQIQDEEDVAVEYVDNENEIILERVEEEQNALFSDDSDDDADENALLDLKGRTNTKVTGFPTFAENNLTDIENWRLEFERALPQLKVVVKSESRDWRAHWEQMKNLQENINSTSETTQNQLQRLQNDIVFAMEKIEIREKHLNNDLSALIQQYKTVSVDYSQIRNAIQTNDAEKMDFDQQLKKVEHNLENVKIQMEQRGNTMSDGSPLINIKKAIAKIKEEIIEMELEIGVLKHSLDQDIIKQNALYAELDPVPDFDI